From a region of the Panicum virgatum strain AP13 chromosome 2K, P.virgatum_v5, whole genome shotgun sequence genome:
- the LOC120694537 gene encoding lysine-specific demethylase JMJ703-like isoform X3, with protein MGTECIMATVNEDPELSFPPGFGPFVGLALHGVQNNVEPGGTHSSSVQVAQSIKKDVKVLEPNSAHCRSGTLASTSGSHSCRKSLRNRPPIDYSLYDLTSDEESEIESPEKGVRSVRRRKQLPKGVLRGCAECADCQKVVARWNPSGARRPVLEEAPVYYPSEEEFKDTLKYIESIRPMAEQYGICRIVPPPSWKPPCLLKEKNKWECSKFSTRVQKVDKLQNRKSSKKSRGGGMMKKRRKVSEPEDIGNINHNQTGMHQSPERFGFEPGPEFTLQTFKKYADDFSDQYFNKDACGDSPPSVEDIEGEYWRIVENPTEEIEVIYGADLETGTFGSGFPKFSPEVKSDGENKYAESGWNLNNLPRLQGSVLSFEGGDISGVLIPWVYVGMCFSSFCWHVEDHHLYSLNYMHWGAPKMWYGVPGKDAVNLEVAMRKHLPDLFEEQPDLLHNLVTQFSPSLLKSEGVPVYRCVQHEGEFVLTFPRAYHAGFNCGFNCAEAVNVAPIDWLPIGQNAVVLYREQARKITISHDKLLLGAAKEAIRAQWDILFLKRNTADNLWWKSMCGSDSTICKSLKARIEMELTQRKDICSQSQCRKIDAEYDSADRECAFCYYDLYLSACGCPCSPEKYTCLIHAKQLCSCDWSKRLFLFRYDVNELNILADALGGKLSAIHRWGVSHLGLSLSSCVKREKEQDLKNLRRATDGPRRSYMSHASTVSLSPSLVCNEQKSCGNKMLNSACSEMNTADPSAEQLKLGNVPPQKEPWVKNDLAFILNTGASQLQYNGGPGGDKNSAPCLSVPAGQSSSSNVGTRSLSTSGDYIKNAYGSVPVMVDHRSNMKPSSESSINSHRLMTSNTNASLRYSYKDKIDITPETNASVKTEKDSNQIRAASSQHFMRTVSRAQTVSQEASASVFASKPLPGPSLVKNTYGGFISSSAHLGHPNFCNQQPNDGCLQRKSESLSGLEARGHSPLFVQPALENGSPQKGPRIANVVHRFKSSVELLEIGAVLSGRLWSSSQAIFPKGFRSRVKYFSIVDPTQMTYYISEILDAGLQGPLFMVTIENCPGEVFINVSPNKCWSMVREKLNMEIQKQLSMGRANLPTLQPPGSVDGLEMFGLLSPVIVQAIEVQDRDRICTEYWRSRPRVVAGDGGSRHIPPPQGPPHIALLRGLFQRASRDELRALRSLLTSNNSLDESSRQQAAQVLDDEIAKQWH; from the exons ATGGGAACAGAATGCATTATGGCCACAGTGAATGAGGATCCTGAACTCTCATTTCCACCTGGATTTGGACCTTTTGTTGGCCTTGCATTGCATGGTGTCCAAAACAATGTCGAACCAGGTGGTACTCATTCTAGTTCAGTGCAAGTAGCACAGAGCATCAAGAAAGATGTCAAAGTTTTGGAACCCAATTCAGCGCATTGTAGGAGTGGCACACTTGCCAGTACTTCTGGGAGCCATAGTTGCAGGAAATCACTTCGTAACAGGCCTCCAATAGACTATAGCCTCTATGACCTTACCTCAGATGAAGAATCTGAAATTGAATCAccagaaaag GGAGTAAGATCAGTGAGACGTAGGAAACAATTACCAAAAGGAGTCCTTCGAGGCTGTGCAGAATGTGCTGATTGTCAAAAG GTTGTTGCTAGGTGGAATCCATCTGGTGCACGCAGGCCTGTTCTTGAGGAGGCTCCTGTTTACTATCCATCTGAGGAG GAATTCAAGGACACCTTAAAATACATTGAGAGTATACGGCCTATGGCTGAACAATATGGAATTTGTCGCATTGTTCCACCACCTTCATGGAAGCCTCCATGTCTTCTTAAAGAGAAGAACAAATGGGAATGCTCAAAATTTTCTACTCGAGTACAGAAGGTCGACAAGCTCCAAAACCGTAAATCATCCAAGAAGAGCAGAGGAGGTGGGATGATGAAGAAGCGGCGAAAGGTTTCAGAGCCGGAAGATATTGGGAACATTAATCACAATCAAACTGGGATGCATCAAAGCCCAGAGAGGTTTGGATTTGAACCAGGACCAGAGTTTACACTACAAACATTTAAGAAGTATGCGGATGATTTCAGTGATCAGTATTTTAACAAAGATGCATGTGGGGACTCGCCACCATCAGTGGAAGATATTGAAGGCGAGTATTGGCGCATAGTTGAAAATCCCACTGAAGAAATAGAG GTAATATATGGCGCCGATTTGGAGACTGGAACTTTTGGTAGTGGTTTTCCAAAGTTCTCTCCTGAAGTAAAATCTGATGGTGAGAATAAGTATGCAGAATCTGGTTGGAATCTAAACAATTTGCCTAGACTACAAGGTTCAGTTCTATCATTTGAGGGTGGTGACATCTCTGGTGTTTTGATCCCTTGGGTATATGTCGGCATGTGCTTTTCATCATTTTGCTGG CATGTTGAAGACCATCATTTGTACTCTCTGAACTACATGCATTGGGGTGCTCCAAAGATGTGGTATGGAGTTCCAGGAAAGGATGCCGTGAATTTGGAGGTAGCGATGAGGAAACATCTACCTGATTTGTTTGAGGAGCAGCCTGATTTGCTTCACAACCTG GTTACTCAATTTTCTCCATCATTGCTTAAATCTGAAGGAGTACCAGTTTACCGATGTGTTCAGCATGAGGGAGAGTTTGTCCTGACATTCCCACGGGCATACCATGCTGGTTTCAATTGTGGTTTCAATTGTGCGGAAGCTGTTAATGTGGCACCGATAGATTGGTTACCAATTGGGCAGAATGCTGTTGTGCTTTATCGTGAACAGGCCCGGAAAATAACTATTTCACATGATAAGCTGTTACTTGGGGCTGCAAAAGAAGCAATAAGAGCTCAGTGGGACATTCTTTTCCTCAAGAGAAATACTGCTGATAACTTGTGGTGGAAAAGCATGTGTGGATCTGACAGCACCATATGCAAGTCACTTAAG GCAAGAATCGAGATGGAGTTGACACAAAGAAAGGATATATGCTCTCAATCTCAATGTAGAAAAATAGATGCTGAATATGATTCTGCAGATAGGGAGTGTGCATTTTGCTACTATGATCTGTATCTTTCTGCCTGTGGTTGTCCATGTTCCCCAGAGAAATATACTTGCCTTATACATGCGAAGCAGCTTTGCTCATGTGACTGGAGTAAAAGACTTTTCCTATTCCGTTATGATGTCAATGAACTAAATATCTTAGCTGATGCTTTGGGTGGGAAGTTAAGTGCCATTCACAGGTGGGGTGTCTCTCATCTTGGATTAAGTTTGAGCTCATGTGTTAAACGAGAAAAAGAGCAAGATCTGAAGAATCTTCGGAGAGCAACTGATGGCCCCAGGAGGTCCTACATGTCACATGCATCAACAGTATCATTGTCACCTTCACTGGTTTGCAATGAACAGAAAAGCTGTGGAAATAAGATGCTGAACTCAGCTTGTTCGGAAATGAATACTGCTGATCCTTCTGCAGAGCAACTAAAGTTGGGAAATGTACCACCACAAAAGGAGCCATGGGTGAAGAATGATTTAGCATTTATACTAAATACTGGTGCCAGCCAATTACAGTATAATGGAGGGCCTGGAGGCGACAAAAACTCAGCACCATGTTTGTCAGTTCCTGCTGGTCAATCATCTTCTTCCAATGTTGGGACAAGGTCCTTAAGCACTTCTGGTGATTACATAAAAAATGCATACGGCTCTGTGCCAGTAATGGTTGATCATAGAAGCAACATGAAGCCTAGTTCGGAAAGCTCAATCAATTCCCATAGGTTAATGACATCTAACACTAATGCATCTCTGCGTTACTCTTACAAGGATAAAATAGACATAACACCAGAGACTAATGCCTCGGTGAAGACAGAGAAAGATAGCAATCAGATTCGTGCGGCATCAAGTCAACACTTTATGAGGACTGTTTCAAGAGCACAAACTGTCTCTCAGGAAGCATCAGCTAGTGTCTTTGCTTCAAAGCCACTTCCAGGCCCTTCACTTGTGAAAAATACATATGGAGGTTTTATTTCAAGCAGTGCCCATCTTGGTCATCCAAATTTTTGTAATCAGCAACCAAATGATGGGTGCCTTCAAAGAAAATCTGAATCTTTATCTGGTCTGGAAGCTCGGGGGCATTCACCTTTATTTGTGCAACCTGCTTTGGAAAATGGAAGTCCACAGAAGGGTCCTCGCATAGCCAATGTTGTGCATCGATTCAAGAGCTCAGTTGAACTTTTGGAAATCGGTGCTGTTCTATCTGGGAGGTTGTGGTCCTCAAGCCAAGCAATTTTCCCAAAAG GATTCAGAAGCAGAGTGAAATACTTCAGCATTGTGGATCCAACACAAATGACTTACTACATATCTGAAATATTAGACGCTGGACTGCAGGGACCTCTGTTTATG GTGACTATAGAAAACTGTCCAGGCGAAGTTTTTATCAATGTCTCTCCTAACAAGTGCTGGAGCATGGTCCGTGAGAAGCTGAATATGGAAATACAGAAGCAACTCAGCATGGGAAGAGCTAACCTTCCTACACTACAGCCTCCAGGATCAGTTGATGGTCTCGAAATGTTTGGGTTGCTGTCACCGGTAATAGTTCAG GCGATTGAGGTGCAGGATAGAGATCGGATCTGCACAGAGTATTGGAGGTCCAGGCCCCGTGTTGTTGCCGGAGATGGTGGCAGTCGGCATATCCCGCCACCTCAGGGTCCGCCGCACATTGCGCTCCTGAGGGGGCTGTTCCAGCGAGCCAGCCGCGATGAGCTGCGAGCCCTGCGGAGTCTACTGACTAGCAATAACAGTCTGGACGAGAGCTCCAGGCAACAGGCTGCCCAAGTCCTGGACGATGAGATTGCCAAGCAGTGGCACTGA